In Qipengyuania psychrotolerans, one DNA window encodes the following:
- the trmB gene encoding tRNA (guanine(46)-N(7))-methyltransferase TrmB, whose amino-acid sequence MSAFKDGDPTTLKRLYGRSKGKPLRSNQQELVDKLLPQIAVPTEGPVTSERLFGFDRPMHFEIGFGAGEHLAYRADLLPDHGFIGAEPFLNGVAQALGHVRDGSLANVRIQHGDALEALERVPDGALTMVYLLHPDPWPKNKHAKRRMMNDGPVRMIADKLKPGGEFRFGTDHAIYLRHALMVMRNFTDEFEWIVEGRNTWETRPSGWCETRYEHKARNTYGHEVWYFRFRRK is encoded by the coding sequence ATGTCAGCATTCAAGGACGGCGACCCAACCACGCTCAAGCGCCTCTATGGGCGCAGCAAGGGCAAACCCCTGCGTTCGAACCAGCAGGAACTGGTCGACAAGCTACTGCCGCAGATCGCAGTACCGACCGAAGGTCCGGTTACGTCGGAGCGCTTGTTCGGCTTCGACCGCCCGATGCATTTCGAAATCGGTTTTGGTGCGGGCGAGCATCTTGCCTACCGGGCGGATCTACTTCCCGATCACGGCTTTATCGGCGCAGAACCCTTTCTCAACGGCGTCGCGCAGGCGCTGGGCCACGTGCGTGACGGTAGCCTGGCGAATGTCCGCATCCAGCACGGCGATGCGCTGGAAGCCCTCGAACGTGTGCCCGACGGCGCGCTGACAATGGTCTATCTGCTCCATCCCGACCCCTGGCCCAAGAACAAGCACGCCAAGCGCCGCATGATGAACGACGGTCCGGTCCGCATGATTGCCGACAAGCTCAAACCCGGCGGCGAGTTCCGCTTCGGTACCGATCACGCAATCTACTTGCGCCACGCGCTGATGGTGATGCGCAATTTCACTGATGAATTCGAATGGATTGTCGAAGGCCGGAACACTTGGGAAACTCGCCCCTCCGGCTGGTGCGAGACGCGCTACGAGCACAAGGCGCGCAACACCTATGGCCACGAGGTCTGGTATTTCCGCTTCCGCCGAAAATAG
- a CDS encoding NAD-dependent succinate-semialdehyde dehydrogenase, which translates to MITTINPATGEPIAEYETLDENGIDSKLEAATRAYRDWRRSPVQDRIDLLTRLGDLYESRSEELAVLAVTEMGKPITQARGEVKKCASLFHHFAKVGPAMLESEFWDLSDGGRAEGRWLPQGPVLAVMPWNFPYWQVVRFLAPTILAGNVGVLKHASLVQGVAHKIEELVLEAGGPEGLFQNLCVPSDPIGDVIADPRIVAATLTGSEGAGSAVAQQAGKHLKKVVLELGGSDPFIVMPSADIDQAVEDAVFARIQNNGQSCICGKRTIVHRDIHDAFAEKFIAALKDVKLGDPMEDDTQLGPLSSEGQRDTVLEQIENARQEGCTLLFGGEKLDRDGAWMTAGLLTDVPLASETGTDEIFGPVGQLYKADDIEEAITIANAIPFGLGSAVWTNDDDEREIFADRIEAGMTTFNAVNGSKIEAPFGGIKKSGFGRELSHHGLHEFMNLKTLVYPAEGNPQ; encoded by the coding sequence TTGATCACTACAATCAATCCCGCGACCGGCGAGCCAATCGCCGAATATGAAACGCTCGATGAAAACGGCATCGATTCCAAGCTTGAGGCAGCGACGCGGGCCTACCGCGACTGGCGCCGTAGCCCGGTGCAGGATCGCATCGACCTGCTGACAAGGCTCGGCGATCTTTATGAAAGCCGCAGCGAAGAGCTGGCGGTGCTCGCAGTCACGGAAATGGGCAAGCCGATCACGCAGGCGCGCGGCGAGGTGAAAAAATGCGCCAGCCTTTTCCATCATTTTGCCAAGGTCGGTCCGGCAATGCTCGAATCGGAGTTCTGGGACCTGTCCGATGGCGGCCGCGCTGAAGGGCGCTGGCTCCCGCAGGGCCCGGTGCTTGCCGTCATGCCGTGGAATTTCCCGTATTGGCAGGTCGTTCGTTTTCTCGCACCGACGATCCTTGCCGGAAATGTCGGCGTGCTGAAGCATGCCAGTCTCGTCCAGGGCGTGGCTCACAAAATCGAAGAGCTGGTACTGGAAGCTGGCGGGCCAGAGGGTCTGTTCCAGAACCTGTGCGTGCCGTCCGACCCCATCGGCGATGTCATTGCTGATCCTAGAATCGTCGCAGCGACACTCACCGGTAGCGAGGGCGCGGGCAGCGCGGTGGCGCAGCAGGCGGGCAAGCATCTGAAAAAGGTCGTGCTCGAACTGGGCGGCAGCGATCCGTTTATCGTCATGCCATCCGCCGATATCGATCAGGCGGTCGAAGACGCGGTTTTTGCGCGGATCCAGAACAATGGCCAATCCTGCATCTGCGGCAAGCGAACCATCGTCCACCGCGACATCCATGATGCGTTCGCGGAGAAATTCATCGCGGCGCTAAAGGACGTCAAGCTGGGCGATCCGATGGAAGACGATACACAGCTGGGCCCGCTTTCCAGCGAAGGGCAGCGCGACACAGTCCTGGAGCAGATCGAAAATGCCAGGCAGGAAGGTTGCACACTGTTATTCGGCGGCGAAAAGCTGGACCGGGACGGCGCGTGGATGACCGCAGGCCTGCTCACGGACGTGCCGCTCGCCAGTGAAACCGGGACAGACGAAATTTTCGGACCCGTCGGCCAGCTCTACAAGGCGGACGATATCGAGGAAGCAATCACCATCGCGAACGCAATCCCGTTCGGCCTCGGCTCGGCGGTCTGGACCAATGATGACGACGAACGCGAGATCTTCGCAGACCGCATCGAGGCTGGCATGACCACCTTCAACGCGGTCAATGGCTCGAAGATCGAGGCTCCGTTTGGCGGCATCAAGAAATCCGGCTTCGGGCGCGAATTGTCGCACCACGGCCTCCATGAATTCATGAACCTGAAAACGCTGGTCTATCCAGCAGAAGGAAATCCCCAATGA